From the Haliaeetus albicilla chromosome 6, bHalAlb1.1, whole genome shotgun sequence genome, the window GAAATACATGCAATATGTATGATGAAATTGTATGATAACTTTTGGGTATATGCCTCAGCATTTCCCTTGGAAACAGCTCTACTAAGTAACTACTGATGTACTAATAGGACAGACCCTTTTTGCACAGGTTCCAGTTCTAATGGTCTTAGTCTCTTCATCACTAGCTACAGCCCATCAGTTCTTTTGGGAAGCTACAATTCTGTGTTTCTGACTtaattgttttatttgaaaaagaacagcagaaatgtGCCTGTaccctgcttgtctctgctACTGATGAGAATCTGCTGCTCTGAAAAGAGTCAAATGATAAAGCTTtggtctcaaaaccaaaaaaaaatccaacccaaaaccaccaaccaaacccaaaactaGGTGCAGTTCTGTGCAGCTTGCAGCCAAACCATCAGATAAGTAAGAGTAATGATGTATATGGAGGAGGCAGACAGAGGGTAAAATTACACTAATCAATGCTCTTAGAGCTGTGAAATCTTTTTAAGACCTCTTCTTCTGCCCATCCCTGAGAGTGCTAAGAACAGAGGGGATTGGCCTGTATGTCATACTTTGAAGCTAAAATGAGAATGTAGTGTTACTTATAGACAGAAACAAACAGTAAGTACACTGGgcgaaaaaaaagaaaacaaagcaaagtaaTTGTGGAAGTTTTGCTGCATAAAAAATTAGAGTTGAGCATATGAAGCATTGTTGCTGTGAAGCACAAATTATTTGGAGCATTGATACAGATTCAGCTTAAGAAAAATGAGCAGTCTGCTACAATTTAACTTTTACTCAGTGATATTCCCCTTTAGATATGAAGTAAATTATTCCTTCTGGTATTACTATATACCAGCCTCTTctgggtggtttgggtttttttaacccgAGAAATGCATGCTACTCTGCAAGGTAGTTGCCCTTTGTTTTGTATGTGATGGGCACATATGAATAGACGTATAAATATGTTATAAATGTCTTCATTGGTTGTTATCGTCTTCTCTCATAGGACTGATCTCTCTTGGAAGTGTTATATCAGAGATAACAatgtcttttaattttaatttcataaattCCATTAAATGAGATTTCAAATCAATTCTTGAGGACTCCAATCTCCAATTCAGAGCTGGTAATAAGTCACTGTGTCCACTCCAAAGTGTGTTAAAGTAGCTGGAAGAATGCCAAATGGCTTAAATGGTTTCTTCATCAGGGCTTTTATGAAGTGCAGCACTTTTTCCACTTATGTATATAGTAGATCATTTCAATAACTGTTGGAATGTAAGATTAGCTTGCAGTTCATCTGTCTTTTTCCTACCTTCTGAATCTACAGCATCTTGGTTCTTCCAGGGCTGTGGAGCAGGAAAGTGTAATTGCTAAACACCTCTGCCTTGGACGAACTAGGTGCTTTCTGACTAATGTTACTTTTTGAATGCTTAGTGGTGTCCATTGAACCTTTTGTGACCAACAACTTGAAAAGCATTGTACTAGATATTCAGTGTCTTCCTTAATATTGTGAATAAATTAGTCAAAGGTGAAGAAATTACTAAAAGGTTAAAGTTTCTACACAAATATCCAGTTGcctgtttcttcctcctttgtttttggaaaaagcaaagtGTTTATATGATAACTTATATGCAAAACTTaacaaaatagcatttaaattCAAACTCTGACTTTCTCACATTGCATGCAAGATGTGTTGTTTTGGTTCATCTTTTCCTCTTACCAGGAAGTAGCTTGATGGTAGAAGACTCAGATTTAAAGAGGTACCTCACTTTATGCATGGTATGTGCTGAATGAGTTGGTTTGGCCCTTGAGGACTTTAATAGTTGAAAGTTCTGACTGTAACTCTGCTGTTTATCATTTGCTCATGTtatggaagaatttttttcccaagcccTTCTTATAGTAGTTACTGCCTTTCACTCCCATCTGTCATAACCTTTTAATGAGTGTGACCATCTGTTGTGGTAGCGAGTAGCTCCTGCTACATTTTCTGAGGGATACTCTTCTGCTAGAGTTTCTTCTCTCAGATTTAAAGAGAAGTAAAAAGGTGGTAATGCCGAGACTTATTTTCAGCTGCAGTTGAGGCAGCCTTGTATTCTGTCATTAGAAACTGGTGCTTAAATTAAGGCTGTTGGtctggtggtttgttttttttttacctttcattCAAACAGTGGTAAAATTATACAAATATGACTCTATTAATGTAGCGTGTGGTGCTGCACTTTCTCAGTGAGGTATTCATCCATGGTACTGTTCCCGTTCATTTAGCTTTTGTAAGTTCTGCTTATTCTGGTTGAACTCAGTAATTATAGCTGCTAACTCTAAATGTGTAGCAAGTTGTTTAGAAGTCATATAGTTTCTTTCTTAAGATGGGATAGATCTGGTCAAAATCAATAGATCCCCCTGATAGTCAATTATGTTGCCTAGAAAGTAAAGCAAGCAGGGAGTATGCTGTCACTGGCACCAGCTAACAATACAGATGGGGAATTGCGAGTTTTAACTCTACACACTAAAGTTTCATATTAATTAAACACCCTGCATGTGATGGTACAGGCACAGAAGGAGCTTAGGAACCAGGCTACGGAGAAGTTGCTTGGATGTGTCAGGGTGTTGATTCTGTACCTTGTCTGAATTGGGATCCTGTGCTTTCTAGAACATCTAAGACAgggttttcctcctttcccaaagCTGTGCGTTagcagttttgtttttccctattTGGTACAGCCTGCAATGGTTCTGTTCACATCTGGGATTTAATTGGATTACAGTGCATTAGCCTTTTGTTAGTTGGGCAGAAAGGAGATCTGAGAGCCAGAATTTAGCTTGTAGCAAAGGGTGTAGGGCAGCCAGAGGTTTGGGGCTGTGTCAAAGactaacttctttttttctgtgtttccttggCATATACTAGATTGAATTTCTGAGCTGAGTTTGAGGTATGGAGCCAGGCAGGTTGGGAGAACATGGCATCTTGAAAAACCTGAAGAATGCAAATTTTACCCTCATGAATCATATGCTTGGGTATGGAAGGAGGCAACAGAAGTGAAACTATTGCACATTATCTTACTCATACCCTTATGTCCAAAtatagatttcatttttttggaaTTTAAGGATTATCGCTACAGAAATCTTACTCTGCAATACAAAGAGCCCCAACTGCGTTATAGAAAACAAAACCGTGCTTTTGTGGGAGAACAAAAGGGATTAATTCCCTTTCTTATACCTTCCTTGGAGCAATGATCTGTAGTTGAAATCCAATCTGAATGTAACGTTTCTTTAGCAAGCTCCAGTTGTCATCAAATCAGTGGTTAATGGTGCTGTAGTTAAAAGATCTGATAATCAGGCAGTTCATAAATCTAAAAAGCAACATAAACTACAGGTTAAAAACAATGTTGGACTGAAACGTGGTGGTcttaaaggcagaaaaggaaactgTCTGCACAGAAGTAGATAATAACATCATAAAATGTTAATCATAAGTGTGACCTAGATTCATGGGCCCACAACATGATTCTCTGAAGAACTACTCTTCTGTTTCAGGTACAAAGGTATAGCAATGCACTCCAGTTTTCTACTGAGGATAGTACAGTCAAAATCAAATACTCCCTGCGTTTCAGATACTTGGGGAAGGACTGAAAAGTGATACTTAAGAGTCAGCTATTGCAAGCTCTTGCTGACAAGCAAAATtcaggttttccttttaaaaacaaacaaacaaaagccaaccaaccaacaaaaacaaaccatgaAGTGGGATTCACAGTGGCTAGACCTTTTTGACATCATGAGGAATGGGGTCAGTGGCTGTTCAGACCAACCTTCAGGAAATGCCATTATGTGTGTCccttgaggaagaaaaagagacgCTTATTGAGTATCGGTTTGCCTATCACAAATGTGAGGTATACCAACATCCACATACTAGCAAAATGTTTCCCAATTCTGAATGGACAGCTTGAATCTTATGCCAAATTTAGTCCCTGAGCCTTGTTAGTGCTCAAAAAACCCCAGGCCCCCAAACCAGCGGAGAAATGTTGCTTCCTTCTGTGTCAGTTAAACAGGATGTGGGTGAACGCAGGCTCAATTTTCTTCGTTAGAATTGTAGCAGAGACTCGAATGCAAAATGGGCTGGAAGAAGTATCTTCTGGACTCACCTGCTTAAATACTTAATTAGATGTAAGACACACCCATACCTTTCCCTGCTCAAATGAAAGCTACAAAACACCAGGCCTAAATatttgctctttctctctcaggCTTCATTATCAGAAGTTTTTTGAGAGAATAATTTGTTTCACTGGTTTATGAGGGAGTCTGACTTCCAAGATACTGAAAACTTAATCTTTAAGACAGCCATAGCAATAACTGTGAgcttggaaggaaaagaaaatcttatttgtagctatttaaaaaacaaaaccaacaacaataAAACCCCAACGACTTGCCTCACAGGcttctggtggaaaaaaaatattttgtctttgggTAGCATGGCCTGCAGAGAATTGTTGGTCCTGCTTAAAACTGTCATTTGAAATTGTCACCTTTTAATTGTGATTTAGGTGAAGGTTTCTCCCTAGTTCATTTAAGTCATAGATTTTAATCTTGTTCTGcatttgtgctttatttttttagaaactgACAGCGGTTGGAAACCACTAAGACACACTGATCTGTGTATAAATATAACTCTTCTGCTAGTTCTGGAACCTTTTCTCACTACCCAGAAGGACAGGCATTTAAATAATTGTAGAATTTGTTTATTCCTATTGTAACAATATGAGACTTGTGTTAAAATTATGATTGACGCTTTATATTGATTCTTTCTTACTTGTGACTTGTCAAGCTTTTTCCATCTGAAGAACGGAAGAATTCATAtaaaaacacagatttatttttttttgattaGGTAAAAACTGTTGAACATACCCAgtatgttttgtatttaaaattgaGGTGCTGAGTAGAGGAACTGTCATACATAGTTTCTTTTGCTACCCTGTGCCTGTTGCTGAAAATGTAacatctctcttcttccttctctgttctgTCATCTGCTTTTCCCAAAATTTTGAAGTACTGCCTGCTTATCACAGCGtatataattaaataatatAGCCAATACAGACCTTGTGGCATATGATTATAAAATCAacttgaaactttttttaagataaaGCTAACATTTCCTAAAGCATTTGTATTCATCCAGGCTTTAAAGTATTTCTCCCCTAACCTCCTGAATATCCTTTTGGACATCTTTGTCCTTGAATCTCCTCTGAAAGAGGCTTAGAGACTTTCTCCATATGGGTGGTAAAAGCAGATATGTCTGTTCATCTTGATTCCTTTTCAATGCTATTCTTACAGTGAATACATTTATTCAAGGATCCCATATAAGCAACACAAGACAGAAGGTTTGCTTGTGTAGTAGGGAGCCAATACCAGGAAAAAGCAAGCTGTGCAGGAGCTTGGTGAGACttgctggctgtgctgggacTCGGGATGCCTCTGGCAGGGAGCCTGCTGTCCTGGTGCTGAGCCCAGCACCCCTCGGTGTGGAGCCGTGGGGAGGTGACCAGCAGGCAGTGGTGGAATTCATCATGTGGGCACATCTGTGTGGTGGTGTTAACTGTTCTCTGGTGGGGCTGGTGTCTTAAGTAGTAAACAGATATATAGGTTTGAATGAAGGTTGAGAAACAtcactgatcttttttttttctttttcttttttctgtctctccttACAGTTGGTCCATTAACCATCACCTTCAGGGTACTCCCTAGTGAAAGAATGATCatcaaaaaaaatccttttgttcAGTCAGGTGGCCGCTACAGGCCACCTCACTGCTTGGCCCGCTACAAATCAGCCATCCTTGTAGCATACAAGAACCAGGAGAAGTACCTTCACCATCTTCTCTACTATATTCATCCTTTCTTGCAGCGCCAGCAGCTCAGTTACAGTATCTACTTGATTCAGCAGGTAAATCTAAATCAGATGTGCCTGATGGTGTAGCTGAACTTCCCAGTTAAGGGTTAGGTTCTGAACAAGAAATGGGAATCTTCTTATGTGGAAGTACCATTTTTACACATGGGTTTAGAGCAGGTTGGTTACATGCTGTCCCATCTCCATGGCTGCTGATGATTGAAATGTCATACCACTTGTTAAGATCATCATTCTGCTATTGAtttgttctgccttttttttttttttcttctagaggGATAAAGTTGTCATCAAGTGGTAACTTGTATTTTCAGCTGTTCAAGAGTTGGATGTGGTTTGTCTTGTAGCTTGTCAGCGTGGCTACTGAGCAAAACTGTTGAGACTAAATGCTAAAGTGAAATTGGCTATTTTTAGTCTGTATCAGATAAAAACATCTGGCTTGACTCTGCTGTGGGGCAGCCTATGCGCCTATGCAGTTCAAACAGCCGTTTTGAACTGATGTGGACTGGTGTTGGAAAAGATCAGTGGTGTGAGAGCAATTTTTTGATTCATTAATTGAAACTGATGGTTGattgggagggaggagaagcttttttgtttgaccaagatcattttttttctcatttctaagCTTTAATAAGCAGTAGTCAGGGCAAAAGTGTTGATGTGCAGACGTACAGCTAAGGATTGACTTACTGGTCTCTTGAAAGTCAGCCGCCTTCAGGAGCCTGCGGTACATAGCCCCTGACACAGCAAAGCTTACAATTGCTGAGAATATTGTGAAGAGAATGGATGAAATTTTCAGAGTCTGGGGCATTGAATTTGTAGCCAGTATTGATTCATTCCAGTGTCATTCATTTGAATAAGGCTTTTTGACTAACATAAATTTTGAGTTATCctctttgttgttttggtgaagaaatgtaggttttcttttccaggtggGGAATGGTACATTTAACCGAGCAAAGCTGCTTAATGTTGGTGTCCGGGAAGCCCTGAAGGATGAAGACTGGGACTGCCTTCTTCTGCACGATGTCAACCTAGTACCTGAGAATGATTATAATCTCTATGTTTGTGATGAATACTATCCCAAGCATATGGCTAGTGCCATGGATAAGTTTCAGTACACGTAAGTGCCTCCATGTACTTTGGATGTACGTATCCCAACTGGTTCACTTCCTGCGTAGAAAGTATGAATGGGGACAGTGAAAGATACAACCTTTAAGAggttttctgttattttgcaGTAGTGACTTTACCAGAAAAGGGTATTTCTTGCCTTCCGTattgaagttttgttttctctttctcttttagtCTGCCATATAAGTCCTTTTTCGGGGGTGTATCTGCTCTGACTCCAGAACATTACATGAAGATGAATGGGTTTCCAAACACATACTGGGGCAGTGGTGGTGAAAATGACGACATTGCTACAAGGTACTAATGCACAGGACAGGCTTAAAATAGAAGGGAGCTGGCTAGTTAAACATGTAGCATTACCCTAAGAAAGGAACTAAGATGTTCCTTAACATGCTTGCAGTATCATTATAATCCAGAATGCTGTTGGCATTGGGAATGGTTAATGTCAGAAGATGTTCAGAATATATGAATCCACCCATTGTGTGCTGGGAGGACAGAATGTTACTTCACATCCTTGCACCTTCAGTCACTCTGGAGTGCATCCAAGAGGTTATAACCGCCTGTGGTTGACAGGTGACTCCATTGACATTAACAGCCCCAAGGGAGGGGAGGAATCTGCAAGCTTGACAAATAAGAAACCCAAGAAGGTACTTAATAATTTTCAGACAGTTGGGAATGTAAGTTATGTTAAGGGCATCTAGGTTGCTCCAAGTATTACCTAATCACCAATATGTGGAATTAAGGAACACAAGGAATTCTAACTTCTGTCTTCAGTGCTGGGTGATGGAGAAGCCTGTGTACTACTGTGAGTCAGTGACAGCAAGATctgatgttttttcttatgcttGAGTTGCCATGGCAGCAGCATGCTATAGAAGTGAATACAATGAGTTTAGTTCCAGGTACTCAGCCTAATGCAAATTCTTCAAGTACAAAATCATAGCTGTAGCTTCTTTATTCAGCTTTGTAGTTGCACTGTGCACCTTCATCATCCTGCATTGAGGCAAGCTCACGGGCAGTTCATAAAACTAAACTGATGATAAAGGCCTTGTGTGTTTTTTGGTCTTGCACAGCATGACAAGTTACACAGTTTCAGTGGAATGTTCTGTTTGAGGACCGCAGGAGTTTTTACAAAGCACTATTCTGGGAATTGAAAGTCAGATTTTCTAACATACaattcctccttttcctttcagagaaaCCTAACTAAAAGGGTGTATGATTGTTTAGAGATTCAGCCTTTACTAAAGGAACAGAATGCcaggaaaatagattttttaCGTCAAACACTACAATGCTGGGTCTATTCAGCTGTTCTTAGTACAGCTTAGGCATCTATTGGGGTTTTCAGTACCTGTGGTAGAGAGTCATGCCAGTTATGCATAGGAGCGCACTTCCTTACAGAAATCTCCTAAGGCAAGTAGGTTATGTAGATCCCAAAATAGCCCTTTCTTGAAGGGATGTAAATCATGTGTCGTTTCTCTGAAAACTTATGCTAATGATTAGCAGTGTTCTGGCCCATAGGTACGTGGAGGCCATGGACAGTGCCTGCTCATGATTTAATCACGCACTGACGTCTCAACCTGCAGAAATTAGGAATGGGCTGACTGTTTTTGAATGGCCAGGTTGATGCATCTACTGGGATTTGGGTTTTAGGAGGTGCTCAAGCACTTCTTACCATGTAGCAACAAAATTAATTAGTATTTGAAATTGGACATTGAAATGTCAGAAAACCCCATCCTgtgtaaagatttttttgctgGGATACTGCTTATTAAAGCAGAGTTAGTGAAAAAACATGCTGACTGCTATTTATATTATACAGTACTGGAGCCTGATAACTATTAGTCCTAGCAAACACCAGGATCTACCttttattagaagaaaatactaattgGAACCACTTACGTGTTAACATTATCAACTGCAGGAAAGTGTTGGTTTTTTCTTAACAGTAAATGAATGTATTAACTGTTTCATAATATGCTTTTAGTTTAATCTTGCAATGCAAAATCTGTAACAGCAAAGCTAGTTTAGTGTTCTTgccttttcttgtctttttgaCTGAATGTGCAATAAGCTTAtgttcagaaaacaagaaacctTGTCTAAAACTCAATCTGAAATAATAGTATGTCATACTGTCAATGAAGTGTTGTAATCATCTGATGGCTCTAGActagcaaatattttcagttctgtagcctctttcagctttttaatattCCTGCTTCAGTGCAGCTTGCTGCTGTACCAGATTGCCGTGGAAGGCAATCACACGTTGCAAATGTGCAGGTTAGATAACTGCAGTTGAGCAAACATTGATTCTTACATTCACAGGAATTTTCTCTGTGTAAGAAAGAGCTGCCCTGTGATAGCAGAGGTTTGCTAGCCCTAGCACTATTACAGGCACTTTGGTAAACTAACACAGATGCCATCAGCAATGAGTTGCTTGAAAGTCACTCAGAATGCTGTTTTTAGGAGCTCTGTTCTGGAATTCTAACCCTTCAGTTCACTTTTATCTAACTGtcctgcagctgagcagctcaCATTTGTTTGTCTGGTGCCTGTATTTATCACTAATCTCTTATGAAGCCAGTCCTCTAACCAGGCCAACTGGATGAATGGCACTTCTCAAAGAACAGAGAGGCTTAATCTGGATATGAAACTCAGGACTGGCTTCCTTTCAGAAACTGCAAgtttggtggtttgttgttttgtggtttttttttttattttggttttttttttttttaagtttaggTGATGGACCTCTAGGCAGTAAAAGCTCTGCTTTTACAAGGAAGTGAAAATAATGCCCAACTGTCAGATTCATGGGTCTTGCTCTTGAATGCTCTGTATGCTGCTGTTCTTTCCCTGCTTGCTATAATCCTCTTTGTACCCTGTTGAAGCATACTGCAGCTGGGAGCTTTCTAGCCCAAGCCTGGTTAGAACCTGCTAGAGAAGATAATGCAGCACTGTGGTGGCGTTCAACTTACTCCCTTTGGcttctgcattttgctttgattgcattaacactgaaaattatCTCTGACTTTGAACTTCCCTATAACTAAGCCTAGAAATGGCATCTTTATGCCtaagcaaacattttgtttgttgttttaaaggATTCAGCTAGCAGGAATGAAAATAGTCCGGACATCACCTCACCTTGGACGCTACAAAGTGATGGACTACAATGAAGAGACAGAGACTCACGAGCCTTGGAGAAGGTAagtgtttggggggggcagtTAGGAGGCTGCTCTTTGCCTTGTGGCAGGTTGACTGTTACCATCATCTCCCTCAGAGCAGGTAGTAAGTATACCTAATGCCActgcttgtttttctgctttaatgtGGCTATTTAAAGAAGACTGTCAGTCAGTTTCAGCTAAATCATTCTGTATCTGTCTCTGCATTTGAAGGGTTCCTCCCAGTTTCCTACTGTTAAGGACATGTGCTAGCTAGGAAGCTAACACATATCAGACTTAAGCATCAAATTATTCAGggaataaaacttaaaaaaaccccaccactgcCTGCCTTGTAAATCGGTAGAGTTCAGTTTGAAGAGGCACTTTGCTACAACTTCCCTGTAATAAAAACTTGCTCTTCAATTGGTGTGGATTTACAATGTACCATTAAAATAGCGGAAGGCGGTAATCTAGCTTGAAGACATGAGGAAGGTGCTGTGAGACCTTAGCAAAGACTCAGTTTTATATAAAAGAGCTGGAGGAGGGTGTTGGGTCAAGTGTGGTGGAGGCTTCTATACTGACAGTGCAGTCTTCCCTCTGTCACCTCAAAACCCAGGTTTCCATAACAACCCTGTCTTAAAATCTACCTACAGCAGCTTATGTACACCACTGCTGCAAGCCTCGGTGTTGCACTCCCAGGTCTCTCTAAGCTGCTGAcagtttcttggtttttttgtggacTGTAGTTGCCACCTCCCTCGTCAGCCTGTCTGACAGGTTCCAGTCCAAATTGTCCTCCTTGTTTAGAATAGTCAGCGTGAACTTACTCTAATCTGTTTAGTCTTATAAAATGCCTTCTCTTTCTAGTGTGTATTATGTGAGAAGAATTTTCTTGGGGCTTTTCTGCTAGCAGTTTTCATCTGCCATGACCATGCCACCTCTGGAAGACtatttcttctgcagcttcagCTGTAACCATGACCTTTGTTCTATCTAACTGCAGGTATTGTTCCTTTTTCAGGCCTACTTCTCGACACAACACcagaaaaacatggaaagaTGATGGAATGAATTCATTGGAATTCAAGCTCCTTTCCAGGACAAAGCATCCTCTTTATACCAACATCACTGTGGACATTGGATACGTTCCCCCATTTTCTtaagagaatgaaaacaaaaccagagtttGGGCTCAGCGTGGCAGCATGGGTATGGGCATTCAGCCTCTACCTCCTGTTGTGGTGTGGAGTCTGCACCACCTGAGACTAATCCTATTGTCTTTCAtgaatttcacttttcttctcgctgttttagaagaaaaggCCTTGAGAATAAGGTACGATAGCAAATAAACAGGCTGTGGCTTACTGTAAAAATTGTCAAAGCACTGGAAAACTAACTACTGAGCCAGACCCACCTCCCAGCCTTTGGGCCTTGGGGATCAAGGTCTCCTTGACAGTAAGCTGACCTAAGTTTTCTGGAACTGTTGTTCCATAGCTGGatagctctgtgctgctttgtaCTGAAGTGTTAATTGGGATGCAAGCCATTCTGTCAGATGGGCTTCTGCAGTGCTGTACTTTGAGAAAGTCTTGAAGCCAGTTACTGTTCTGTAAGTATCTTTTGTGAATTTGAGTAGAATAAATTGAGTAATGTGTTTGGATTAAGATTTTCTAGAATATTTAATAAGAGTGtaataaaagagaaagttgCCCTGAAATGAGGCAACACCAGAGCTTaagtctttgttttttctggccTGATCCACCTGTGTTTAAATGTTTCCCTTGTAGCTGTAACTAATTCAGGCTGAATGGGACCTGAGGCTGTCACCTAGTCTAACCTCCTGCTCAGAGTAGGGAAATTAATCTGGTAttatttcagctgttgctcagacATTAATTATCTTTCAAGGTTGATCTGTCTTCAACATAAAATACTAGTTTTCCATCTAAGTAAGTCAAACATGTCAACAGTGGAGCTGTGACCCTGGCAGGAATGCATTTGTACTTACCTGACTGTGAGACTGACACAGTCTGCCCAAGACCTTGCCCTTTCTGTAATCTTGCTTTCCCTATAAAGTCAGTCAGTAGCACTGCCTACCAGGTCCAGTTATTTTGCAAGCATGACAGGGTATTTTTGCTTGGTACTTGTAGGCACTAAAATTCCCTGTTCACTGAAAAGCTGCATCTATCCCACTAACACCTAAGAACTTATTTAAAGCTTTGGTCTTCTCTACAGTTGGAATAATGTGTCAACCAGCTGGAGAATCATCCTTCAATATTACAGTAAGTAGAAGTTGCTTTTTTGTAATGTAATTAATATATTGTGTCTTAAAAGAAACTCTCTCAAACCTGGCTTCACATTTACCTGCAAGGGATGTATAACTGACAAGCAGGTGTAAGGACAGTTAAGTATAATGCAGTATGGAAAGTGAGCTAATTAATTAAGATTTTAGCAGAAATGCTGTAGCATAGTGGAAGAGTTAGTTATCCACAGACTTTCACCAGTCTCCCAAAACAAGAATCACAAATAATAATGGCCTGGGTATGTATACAAATATGCACTCTGATAACAGTGTGCTCCAAAGCATTGAACACCACAGACAAGAATTTCTCTCTGACAGACTTGGCCACTGCATTTCCTTCCAGATCTCTCCAGAATAACACACAGCCTGCAGCCTACTGCAGAACCGAGACTTTCATTTTGCCACAGGACACCTCAGCAGTCCTGCAGCAGGGTAAGCTGAGCTCATGAAGGACAAGAGAAGCCTTTTGAATGCAATGGAGTGTATTTATTGAGAGAGTTTTAACATCTCATCCATTACTATTAttgctcttccctcccccataaGCAGTTTTTCCTCAGGCTGGAAA encodes:
- the LOC104325248 gene encoding beta-1,4-galactosyltransferase 3 isoform X2, giving the protein MSLSRVENPCFLLFLFVFQAIFILILYRGGPSNVFRGFLDSHEVLDYSKTHDVYTNLSLFTQAPDEEAMPYCSAQSPIFVGPLTITFRVLPSERMIIKKNPFVQSGGRYRPPHCLARYKSAILVAYKNQEKYLHHLLYYIHPFLQRQQLSYSIYLIQQVGNGTFNRAKLLNVGVREALKDEDWDCLLLHDVNLVPENDYNLYVCDEYYPKHMASAMDKFQYTIQLAGMKIVRTSPHLGRYKVMDYNEETETHEPWRRPTSRHNTRKTWKDDGMNSLEFKLLSRTKHPLYTNITVDIGYVPPFS
- the LOC104325248 gene encoding beta-1,4-galactosyltransferase 3 isoform X1: MSLSRVENPCFLLFLFVFQAIFILILYRGGPSNVFRGFLDSHEVLDYSKTHDVYTNLSLFTQAPDEEAMPYCSAQSPIFVGPLTITFRVLPSERMIIKKNPFVQSGGRYRPPHCLARYKSAILVAYKNQEKYLHHLLYYIHPFLQRQQLSYSIYLIQQVGNGTFNRAKLLNVGVREALKDEDWDCLLLHDVNLVPENDYNLYVCDEYYPKHMASAMDKFQYTLPYKSFFGGVSALTPEHYMKMNGFPNTYWGSGGENDDIATRIQLAGMKIVRTSPHLGRYKVMDYNEETETHEPWRRPTSRHNTRKTWKDDGMNSLEFKLLSRTKHPLYTNITVDIGYVPPFS
- the LOC104325248 gene encoding beta-1,4-galactosyltransferase 3 isoform X3; translated protein: MPYCSAQSPIFVGPLTITFRVLPSERMIIKKNPFVQSGGRYRPPHCLARYKSAILVAYKNQEKYLHHLLYYIHPFLQRQQLSYSIYLIQQVGNGTFNRAKLLNVGVREALKDEDWDCLLLHDVNLVPENDYNLYVCDEYYPKHMASAMDKFQYTLPYKSFFGGVSALTPEHYMKMNGFPNTYWGSGGENDDIATRIQLAGMKIVRTSPHLGRYKVMDYNEETETHEPWRRPTSRHNTRKTWKDDGMNSLEFKLLSRTKHPLYTNITVDIGYVPPFS